A portion of the Francisella uliginis genome contains these proteins:
- the iglG gene encoding type VI secretion system PAAR-like protein IglG, giving the protein MLSTIDDSLKRLDEISQSNDSNMQSSIANLVSELNNIKTLLTPTKLNLSSSGSTLTPSMGAQIKCSFSLAPGAYFSIRMKTLAGSLPASNITDSKLGANILPFAGCSNPVNPTMNPFMFPWVCIPNLSPFIPTNPTTFFENAPITTTNSKAMCMFAPGGVVNFINSGQINAKTS; this is encoded by the coding sequence ATGCTTAGTACTATAGATGACTCATTAAAGCGTTTAGATGAAATAAGTCAAAGTAATGATAGTAATATGCAAAGCTCAATAGCAAATTTAGTATCTGAGTTAAATAATATAAAAACATTATTGACTCCAACTAAACTAAATTTATCAAGTAGTGGCTCAACTCTTACTCCAAGTATGGGGGCCCAAATCAAATGCTCATTTAGCTTGGCTCCAGGAGCATATTTTAGCATCAGAATGAAAACACTGGCAGGTAGCTTACCTGCTTCAAATATAACAGATTCTAAACTTGGTGCAAATATTTTACCTTTTGCAGGATGCTCTAATCCAGTAAATCCTACAATGAATCCTTTTATGTTTCCTTGGGTGTGTATACCAAACCTCTCACCTTTCATTCCAACAAATCCTACAACATTTTTTGAAAATGCCCCTATTACAACAACGAATAGTAAAGCTATGTGTATGTTCGCCCCAGGCGGTGTAGTAAACTTCATCAACAGTGGCCAAATAAATGCAAAAACATCATAG
- a CDS encoding pathogenicity determinant protein PdpA1: MKLLKNISESNIHSYIYRLASDLKNTKNIQSLTDVTQEINEYLISSEYNDFKLIKTQLTTTKTLYKNGVLSDLDYKKYKKFYNIANLKRKIDIYIKYFSSGYKDSEKLFFAIDTIKKACSNKLILDLSETYISRVNTLMNIMDSCIEKSSELQKSNLIHQLNKVKNKLSKDIAYNNLLQEQDIIINIKPISQDFSTEDISFHSSKHKEIFKQKSLALNNLHIQSLNIKEYIYGIDGTLTFQLAYPKNHKDFDFLLTPLQPLLIDIQINDSFNFFKKDSKKDYHKRSTRFMVIGNVIDHINIKEKYEYSIYSQDDEKVLSGVKKFKLKFHDPLKSLWKLHQPTYIDINKSLDDIFKDNFFFDNLITLNSNKSDKLKNRIAQVFVSTIGRNFYDFFIEQLYENKCFLKYFCDKKNGKVTYYITDNIDDSLKTNISNTDDDVTNKLSSYDLSCLKGQTLNSKKPGFRIKENCIIPDITLSTAKKKEKNSPDSSIKPFSSIYKDDIKPIFYHAHESLTEETESSGLKVKISSTNTLPFINSEICLEKLENQNNYILGSDVLKNFFINKRTFSLKRSKYSTKRLYDRLSSFHYKSDSESDVYEKISCCKFQSLTHRNEIIYSMKDYDKLYSEYPRFKSFESFNIIGKVTIGENVNKDSKKAYKFFKNYKSEESSFSEFQESGEKGASLILNSKPDILYSVEIAKEILNPKSSEKPIIYIPSKININSSNNQFIPLRNDDIIMIKALSMVKAEILEIISNSAISTEKGQKQQLQRQLMGAKENCEMAYNQANDDETFSLTQLNEANESSFLINNKKGIFLRYKSKGN, from the coding sequence ATGAAACTACTAAAAAATATTTCAGAATCAAACATTCATAGCTATATATATAGATTAGCTTCTGATTTAAAAAACACTAAAAACATTCAGTCTCTAACAGATGTTACTCAGGAAATTAATGAATATCTTATAAGCTCAGAATATAACGATTTTAAACTAATAAAAACTCAACTTACAACTACTAAAACTTTATACAAAAATGGAGTGTTATCTGATCTAGATTACAAAAAATATAAAAAATTTTATAATATTGCTAATTTAAAAAGAAAAATTGATATTTATATCAAATATTTTTCATCAGGCTACAAAGATTCTGAAAAACTTTTTTTTGCTATAGACACTATAAAAAAAGCTTGCTCAAATAAGCTCATTCTAGATTTATCTGAGACATACATAAGTAGAGTAAACACTCTTATGAATATCATGGATAGTTGTATAGAAAAATCTAGTGAGTTACAAAAATCAAATTTAATACATCAACTTAATAAGGTAAAAAATAAACTTTCTAAAGATATTGCTTACAACAACCTACTCCAAGAGCAGGATATTATTATAAATATAAAGCCTATTTCACAAGACTTTAGTACAGAGGATATAAGCTTTCATTCTTCAAAGCATAAGGAAATCTTCAAACAAAAATCATTAGCTTTAAATAACCTTCATATACAATCTTTAAATATTAAAGAGTATATCTATGGTATAGATGGAACACTAACTTTTCAGTTAGCTTACCCTAAAAATCATAAAGATTTTGATTTTTTGTTAACTCCCCTACAGCCTTTACTAATTGATATACAAATAAATGATTCTTTTAACTTCTTTAAAAAAGATTCAAAAAAAGATTATCATAAAAGATCAACACGTTTTATGGTTATTGGTAATGTTATTGATCATATCAATATAAAAGAAAAATATGAGTATAGTATATACTCGCAAGATGATGAAAAAGTTTTATCTGGTGTAAAAAAGTTTAAATTAAAGTTCCATGATCCATTAAAATCCCTATGGAAACTTCATCAGCCAACATATATAGATATAAACAAGAGCCTCGATGATATTTTTAAAGATAATTTCTTTTTTGATAATCTAATAACGCTAAACTCTAACAAAAGTGATAAGCTAAAAAATCGTATTGCTCAAGTTTTCGTATCGACAATTGGAAGAAATTTTTACGACTTCTTTATTGAACAGCTATATGAAAATAAATGTTTTTTAAAATATTTCTGCGATAAAAAAAATGGGAAAGTAACTTATTACATCACAGATAACATTGATGATTCGTTAAAAACAAATATTTCAAATACTGATGATGATGTAACAAATAAACTATCATCTTATGATTTAAGTTGTTTAAAAGGTCAAACCCTAAACTCAAAAAAACCCGGCTTTCGAATAAAAGAAAATTGCATCATACCAGATATTACTTTAAGTACCGCAAAGAAAAAAGAAAAAAACTCTCCAGATTCATCCATAAAACCTTTTTCTTCAATATATAAAGATGATATAAAGCCAATATTCTACCATGCTCATGAAAGCTTAACTGAAGAGACTGAAAGCTCAGGACTCAAGGTTAAGATTTCTTCAACAAATACTCTGCCATTTATCAATAGTGAAATCTGCCTAGAAAAGCTAGAAAATCAAAATAACTACATTTTAGGATCAGATGTCTTAAAAAATTTCTTTATAAATAAAAGAACATTTTCACTTAAAAGAAGCAAATATTCTACCAAGAGACTATATGATCGTTTATCAAGCTTCCACTACAAAAGTGATTCAGAATCAGATGTGTATGAAAAAATATCTTGTTGTAAATTCCAAAGCCTAACACACAGAAATGAAATAATTTATTCCATGAAAGATTATGATAAATTGTATTCAGAATATCCTAGATTTAAAAGTTTTGAGAGTTTTAATATTATAGGAAAAGTGACTATTGGAGAAAATGTTAACAAAGATTCTAAAAAAGCATATAAGTTTTTCAAAAACTATAAGTCTGAAGAAAGTTCTTTCTCTGAATTTCAAGAATCTGGAGAAAAAGGAGCTTCTTTAATACTAAATAGTAAGCCTGATATTCTTTATTCTGTTGAAATAGCAAAAGAAATATTAAATCCTAAATCATCAGAAAAACCAATTATATATATACCATCAAAAATAAATATAAATTCTAGCAATAATCAATTTATACCTTTAAGAAATGATGATATTATCATGATTAAGGCTCTATCAATGGTTAAGGCAGAGATATTGGAAATTATCTCAAATTCAGCCATATCAACAGAGAAAGGTCAAAAACAGCAACTACAAAGACAGCTTATGGGAGCTAAAGAAAACTGTGAAATGGCATATAATCAAGCAAATGACGATGAAACATTTTCTTTAACTCAACTAAATGAAGCTAATGAAAGTTCTTTTTTGATAAATAATAAAAAAGGAATTTTTCTAAGATATAAGTCAAAAGGAAATTAA
- a CDS encoding transposase family protein: MQISYAILSKKARIFRKLTGLKLKHFNKILTDASKSLDEGFPRIGRKPKVDNHADRLLLVLIYYRCYMTQEFLGYLIGLDESNVNRLIRRVELLLVKEIHIKKDRSMTNQKVERLLIDATEQPIQRPKKLKRRKANYSGKKKSHTQKVEIAISEAGQIVNVSKVYPGSVHDITVRRKSDKLARDVDKYCDNGYQGIQNESTKVKLPYKKPKGGSLSIEQKNYNKWLSKIRIYVEHKIAEIKKFRILGETYRSFGKKANLRFNLVAGIVNLQNGF, from the coding sequence ATGCAAATAAGCTACGCAATATTGTCAAAGAAAGCCAGAATATTTAGAAAACTAACAGGTTTAAAACTAAAACATTTCAATAAAATCTTAACCGATGCCTCAAAATCCTTAGATGAAGGATTTCCAAGGATTGGCAGAAAGCCAAAAGTTGATAATCATGCAGATAGATTATTGTTAGTTTTAATATATTATCGTTGCTATATGACACAAGAATTTTTAGGCTACTTGATAGGATTAGATGAATCAAATGTAAATCGCCTAATTAGACGAGTAGAGTTACTACTAGTTAAAGAAATACATATAAAAAAAGATAGAAGCATGACTAATCAAAAAGTAGAAAGACTTTTAATAGATGCAACAGAACAGCCAATCCAGAGACCTAAGAAATTAAAACGAAGAAAGGCTAACTATTCAGGGAAGAAAAAAAGCCATACACAGAAAGTAGAAATAGCTATCAGTGAAGCAGGTCAAATAGTTAATGTTTCGAAGGTTTATCCAGGCAGTGTTCATGATATAACTGTTCGCAGAAAATCAGATAAATTAGCTCGTGATGTTGATAAATATTGTGACAATGGCTACCAAGGTATTCAAAATGAATCTACTAAAGTAAAACTCCCCTATAAAAAGCCCAAAGGAGGTTCTTTAAGTATAGAGCAGAAGAATTATAATAAATGGCTTAGTAAGATTAGGATTTATGTTGAGCATAAAATTGCAGAAATTAAAAAGTTTCGTATACTGGGTGAAACCTATAGAAGTTTTGGTAAAAAAGCTAATCTTAGGTTTAATTTAGTGGCTGGAATAGTTAATTTACAAAACGGATTCTAA
- the upp gene encoding uracil phosphoribosyltransferase: MKIVEVKHPMVQHKLGLMRAAGISTQEFRRLTKEITSLLTYEVTSSFDLEKIQILGWQGNNIEVEQIKGKKLTVVPILRAGLGMMDGVFEHIPAAKVSMVGMYRDEETAQPIPYFSKLCDKLDERLALIVDPMLATGGSMIETVALLKKAGSKNIKIIVLVAAPEGIQALEQVHPDVELYTASIDSHLNEKKYIIPGLGDAGDKIFGTK; the protein is encoded by the coding sequence ATGAAAATAGTAGAAGTTAAGCACCCGATGGTTCAGCATAAACTTGGCCTTATGAGAGCTGCTGGAATAAGTACACAAGAGTTTAGAAGATTAACTAAAGAGATTACAAGTCTTTTAACTTATGAAGTAACATCAAGTTTTGATTTAGAAAAAATACAGATATTAGGTTGGCAAGGTAATAATATCGAAGTAGAGCAAATAAAAGGTAAAAAGCTAACGGTAGTTCCTATTTTGCGAGCAGGTCTGGGTATGATGGATGGCGTTTTTGAGCATATTCCAGCAGCTAAAGTAAGTATGGTTGGGATGTATAGAGATGAAGAGACGGCTCAGCCAATACCATATTTTTCAAAGCTTTGCGATAAGCTTGACGAGAGATTAGCTCTTATTGTGGATCCTATGTTAGCAACAGGTGGTTCAATGATAGAGACTGTTGCTTTGTTGAAAAAAGCAGGTTCAAAAAATATTAAGATTATTGTTTTAGTGGCTGCTCCTGAAGGAATACAAGCATTAGAACAAGTTCATCCTGATGTTGAATTATATACAGCATCAATAGATAGTCATTTAAATGAAAAGAAATATATCATCCCTGGTCTTGGAGATGCTGGAGATAAAATATTTGGAACCAAATAG
- a CDS encoding MATE family efflux transporter, with product MTGLIAQNINNVEKMFSIVLRAIIIASIIAIIIFILKHTILNLVLSIIHTGNGVEDLFVRFYNIAIYVFWFALLNFIFLGFFIGIGKTRVVLYSSLILMILATSSSAFWVVFMQYNVVGVAISLVVAYCFTTIFLFTKTYRFFVNKGVLIIQVLKKFDYLTISEYIPFLKLNTNIFIRSLCLLLSMNSFYIFSAQYGNNVLAANTILIEVSLFIAMFLDALANTTESLVAQAYVDNNQSIFKEVVSKTLLQSLILTFVLVLIYTCFKDHIINIFTSLEDVKVQVNKYMLFSILIPLVASFSFWIDGVFVGLLKTVAMRNAMILAALVYICFVFLLQPFENYGLWAALILFYIARTLFLLPPLKKYLDKGV from the coding sequence ATGACTGGATTAATAGCTCAAAATATTAATAATGTTGAAAAAATGTTTAGCATTGTTTTAAGAGCGATAATCATTGCCAGTATTATTGCAATAATTATTTTTATACTAAAGCATACTATCTTAAATTTAGTTCTAAGCATAATTCATACAGGTAACGGGGTAGAAGACTTATTTGTTAGATTTTATAATATTGCGATATATGTATTTTGGTTCGCTTTATTAAACTTTATCTTTTTAGGTTTTTTTATTGGTATTGGTAAGACAAGAGTAGTTTTATATAGCTCTTTGATTCTAATGATCTTAGCAACTAGTTCTAGTGCTTTTTGGGTTGTATTTATGCAGTATAATGTTGTAGGAGTCGCTATTTCTTTAGTTGTTGCATACTGTTTTACAACTATTTTTTTATTTACAAAAACTTACAGGTTCTTTGTGAACAAAGGAGTATTGATAATACAAGTTCTTAAAAAGTTTGACTATCTTACAATTAGTGAATATATACCTTTTTTAAAACTTAATACTAATATCTTTATACGTTCATTATGTTTGTTATTATCAATGAACTCCTTTTATATATTTTCAGCGCAATATGGTAATAATGTTTTAGCTGCTAATACGATTTTAATAGAAGTAAGTTTATTTATAGCAATGTTTCTTGATGCATTAGCTAATACTACAGAATCATTAGTTGCTCAAGCTTATGTGGATAATAATCAAAGCATTTTTAAAGAGGTTGTTAGTAAAACATTATTACAGAGTTTGATATTAACTTTTGTTTTAGTCCTTATTTATACTTGTTTTAAAGATCATATAATTAATATATTTACATCTTTAGAGGATGTGAAAGTTCAAGTAAATAAATATATGTTGTTTTCTATATTAATTCCACTTGTCGCTAGTTTTAGCTTTTGGATAGATGGGGTTTTTGTAGGTTTATTAAAAACTGTTGCTATGAGAAATGCTATGATTTTAGCTGCTTTAGTTTATATTTGTTTTGTGTTTTTACTCCAGCCTTTTGAAAATTATGGCTTATGGGCAGCTTTGATATTATTCTATATAGCAAGAACCTTGTTTTTATTACCACCATTAAAAAAATATTTAGATAAAGGAGTTTGA
- the tssI gene encoding type VI secretion system tip protein TssI/VgrG: protein MSKADHIFNLEDKGLFVDIKDDSKGCSTKLESSGKITTQATESIESTADKEITQNVKDSKISISEKEIVLGTKKSSIMLNDDKIVIKIGDSTIIMDNSSISIESNTINIKGSDSINIEASQNIGMKSLNNSIKADVSLNAEGTNVNIKGNATASIKGSAATMVG, encoded by the coding sequence ATGTCAAAAGCAGACCATATTTTTAATTTAGAGGACAAAGGCTTATTTGTAGATATTAAAGATGATTCTAAAGGTTGTTCAACAAAGCTGGAATCTTCTGGTAAAATAACAACTCAAGCAACCGAGTCGATTGAGTCAACAGCAGACAAAGAAATCACACAAAATGTTAAAGACTCAAAGATTTCAATCTCTGAAAAAGAAATAGTTTTAGGTACAAAGAAGTCTAGCATTATGCTTAATGATGATAAGATTGTCATAAAAATAGGAGATTCAACTATTATAATGGATAATTCTAGTATTTCGATTGAATCTAACACCATTAATATTAAAGGCTCTGATAGCATAAATATAGAAGCTTCTCAAAATATTGGAATGAAAAGCTTAAATAATAGTATAAAAGCCGATGTTAGCTTAAATGCAGAAGGAACTAACGTTAATATAAAAGGAAATGCTACAGCTAGTATAAAAGGCTCTGCAGCCACAATGGTAGGGTAA
- a CDS encoding glycosyl hydrolase family 18 protein, giving the protein MKNKLKLTPTMICALIGIGSFSMANATEAWSTNDLSSYVAGSTVTDNGKTYKCKGWPASGWCQIAAYKPSGTYGSDAWDVVGNDPTPTPTPTPTPTPTPTPTPTPTPTPTPTPTPTPTPTPTPGDSVKEWDANTVYNPSDSSKPSQAIYDGNLYTAKWWTRGENPSNSGQWGVWKNEGPVAEQGKGTVSIVLPAKPSYITEGKLADVQILKNGVKVAEAKDAQWGSTTNLEVAVGDSSDLTISVPAIDGALGSASPASFTLVKDASQTVSIEYSAPKPAEEGSVKINTDINGVTANTTTSYTLTDLDGNVISSGNLEINKPLTLDHIPSSENGVAYTLTLGGFTTNGYNYTPVKTYSVVVRNFNTSSIDVNFDKKAIPTENVSISVDGLPEGKDTTLTLSNDKGDIKEVVLNSNSPVAVELPKDGAVWTATIAAMAGYTLSVSPSSFSANQDSQQLAVKVTENTSSDSNWPNRVVVGYVRGYDAPWQTQPNTTNHMISEALHHGYNVLVYSFIGQNDDGTVFFDSDFEVDGMKLEWDKSLLADLPNQMKTIHQNNGIALVAIGGGVNFFMPDMSGDKAVSAGKAMGKFIAEHNFDGLDIDVEHPVGSAKDDDNFLRYIEATRAEYKKITGKDMFLTAAPQISGWYGSGQWASGYAKFAEPFYTQDFMNKIHFDAVFIQTYNQYGGAIFDGKKGQDVGFLSMTFKLLGQEAQKSMPGLTDQNLTIPSNTKIVLGVPNYRGPSVTDAQYKQGLCLADASCSGSGLYHPTDITTDITNGGLGNYEQYGGLMTWIMNSDSYQGWTWVDGVKNVAYN; this is encoded by the coding sequence ATGAAAAATAAACTAAAGTTAACACCAACTATGATATGTGCTTTAATAGGTATAGGATCTTTTTCAATGGCTAATGCTACTGAGGCATGGTCTACTAATGATCTATCATCATATGTCGCAGGGTCCACTGTTACTGATAATGGTAAAACATACAAATGTAAAGGCTGGCCTGCTTCAGGATGGTGCCAAATAGCTGCTTACAAGCCAAGTGGAACTTATGGTAGTGATGCTTGGGATGTTGTTGGCAATGATCCAACTCCAACTCCAACTCCAACTCCAACTCCAACTCCAACTCCAACTCCAACTCCAACTCCAACTCCAACTCCAACTCCAACTCCAACTCCAACTCCAACTCCAACTCCAACTCCAGGCGACTCAGTTAAAGAGTGGGATGCTAATACTGTTTATAACCCAAGTGATAGTAGTAAGCCATCTCAAGCAATATATGATGGCAACTTATATACAGCTAAATGGTGGACGCGAGGCGAAAATCCTAGTAATTCAGGACAATGGGGAGTTTGGAAAAATGAAGGTCCTGTTGCAGAACAAGGTAAAGGTACTGTATCTATTGTTCTTCCTGCTAAACCTAGCTATATTACTGAAGGTAAATTAGCAGATGTACAAATTCTTAAAAATGGTGTAAAAGTTGCAGAAGCTAAAGATGCTCAATGGGGATCTACTACAAATCTAGAAGTAGCTGTCGGCGATAGTTCTGATCTTACAATAAGTGTACCGGCTATTGATGGTGCTCTAGGATCAGCAAGCCCTGCTTCTTTCACTCTTGTTAAGGATGCATCACAAACTGTATCAATTGAATACTCGGCACCAAAACCTGCGGAAGAAGGCTCTGTCAAAATCAATACAGATATTAATGGTGTTACTGCAAATACTACTACATCATATACACTTACTGACTTAGATGGAAATGTTATCAGTAGCGGTAATCTTGAAATAAACAAACCTCTTACATTAGATCATATTCCATCATCTGAAAATGGAGTTGCTTATACTCTAACTTTAGGTGGTTTCACTACAAATGGATATAACTATACTCCTGTTAAAACTTATTCAGTAGTTGTTCGTAATTTCAACACATCAAGTATTGATGTTAACTTTGATAAAAAAGCTATACCTACAGAAAATGTATCTATTTCTGTAGATGGATTGCCAGAAGGCAAAGATACAACTCTAACTTTATCTAATGATAAAGGTGATATTAAAGAAGTTGTGCTAAATAGTAACTCTCCAGTGGCTGTTGAATTACCAAAAGACGGCGCTGTGTGGACTGCTACTATTGCTGCTATGGCTGGGTATACACTTTCTGTATCTCCATCTTCTTTCTCAGCAAATCAAGATAGTCAACAGCTAGCTGTAAAAGTCACAGAAAATACTTCATCTGATAGTAACTGGCCAAATAGAGTTGTTGTTGGTTATGTTAGAGGATATGATGCTCCGTGGCAAACACAGCCTAATACAACTAATCATATGATATCTGAAGCACTTCATCATGGTTACAATGTATTAGTATATTCATTTATTGGTCAAAATGATGATGGAACTGTATTCTTTGATAGTGACTTTGAAGTTGATGGTATGAAGCTAGAATGGGATAAATCATTATTAGCAGATTTACCAAATCAAATGAAAACTATTCACCAAAATAACGGTATTGCCTTAGTCGCTATTGGCGGCGGAGTTAACTTCTTTATGCCTGATATGAGTGGTGATAAAGCTGTATCAGCTGGTAAGGCTATGGGTAAATTCATTGCTGAACATAACTTTGATGGCTTAGATATTGATGTTGAGCATCCAGTAGGATCAGCTAAAGATGATGATAACTTCTTACGTTATATCGAAGCTACAAGAGCTGAATATAAGAAGATAACAGGTAAAGATATGTTCCTAACTGCTGCACCTCAAATAAGTGGCTGGTATGGTTCTGGACAATGGGCTAGTGGTTACGCCAAGTTTGCTGAACCATTCTATACTCAGGACTTTATGAATAAAATACATTTTGATGCCGTATTTATACAAACATATAATCAGTATGGCGGTGCAATCTTTGATGGTAAAAAAGGTCAAGATGTAGGTTTCTTAAGCATGACATTTAAGTTATTAGGCCAAGAAGCTCAAAAATCTATGCCTGGATTAACAGATCAAAACTTAACAATACCTTCAAATACGAAAATTGTTCTTGGAGTACCTAACTATAGAGGTCCTTCAGTTACAGATGCCCAATATAAACAAGGTCTATGTTTAGCAGATGCTTCTTGTTCAGGTTCTGGCTTATACCATCCAACTGATATCACTACAGATATTACAAACGGCGGTCTTGGTAATTATGAGCAATATGGTGGTTTAATGACTTGGATCATGAACTCTGATTCTTATCAAGGATGGACATGGGTTGATGGCGTCAAAAATGTAGCTTATAACTAA
- the iglE gene encoding type VI secretion system lipoprotein IglE, translating to MYNNNLSKLLLATVVALGITGCASDGLYVENNVPKTKVVLESQPNKSTFYSDTYQSVTQRIYDDNIKIINLKTGENKLELNQENKNYAVYFILPNTKVENWKYLISSDSANKFTVNDKSIEKD from the coding sequence ATGTACAATAATAATTTATCAAAACTTTTATTAGCGACTGTTGTAGCTTTAGGTATAACTGGCTGTGCAAGTGATGGCCTATATGTAGAAAATAATGTTCCCAAAACAAAAGTAGTTCTAGAATCTCAACCTAATAAAAGCACTTTCTACTCAGATACATACCAATCAGTTACTCAAAGAATATATGATGATAATATTAAAATAATTAATCTCAAGACTGGAGAGAATAAGCTTGAATTAAATCAAGAAAATAAAAATTATGCTGTTTACTTTATCTTACCAAATACAAAAGTGGAAAACTGGAAGTATTTAATAAGCTCTGATAGCGCAAATAAGTTTACTGTAAATGATAAAAGTATAGAAAAAGACTAA
- the iglH gene encoding type VI secretion system baseplate subunit TssF/IglH, translated as MNNKENELGSNDATILKRIFQKIGDDIKDEFDERIVQYSNSLLFKYYSNLYYFLPKSCLLEIKDKGHNGYYIRPQEYFFIEDKRTNKTLTYTTKSESIIVPIKEIKTVKNSDTSINISLNFENNFEYDYLTIWLNPKLCDEDPFFAAYIFKQIIESNNSARVKFSNYTYTTKDIEVEPVNLQLKPTENLVLNLHSPSLLYGVNIKIKDLFKYRSSNLEKLDFFFEIKTDNYDEESLSSLFRVNLVPIFNSFNDYSHATFAMLNLSNSKLKHYEKDDAQAIEVISIYENNKPCQFNGFFFKGQNEYYFNRNSQSLNYNVVFPKLNNKISETKIHTYSTWTQVTDISDLIEINSNVITSISCNISPTIINKSINNYNRNTDAMLFNIVDMIISKNIYSKTTFLAIIKLLKVDNDDISLLSSLLKNIELNEFTNELVVTTSDKYNEKYKYFLEFFLEIICKFINQNTFSFIRKIILNSR; from the coding sequence ATGAATAATAAAGAAAATGAATTAGGCTCAAATGATGCAACAATACTTAAAAGAATATTCCAAAAAATAGGTGACGATATAAAAGACGAATTTGATGAAAGAATTGTCCAATATAGCAATAGTTTATTATTTAAATATTATAGTAACCTTTATTATTTCTTACCAAAGTCATGTTTATTGGAAATAAAAGATAAAGGTCATAACGGTTATTATATACGTCCTCAGGAATATTTCTTTATTGAAGATAAAAGAACTAATAAAACTCTTACATACACTACTAAATCAGAAAGTATAATAGTCCCTATAAAAGAAATTAAAACTGTAAAAAACAGTGATACATCCATAAATATCTCTCTAAACTTTGAAAATAACTTTGAATATGATTACTTGACTATATGGTTAAATCCTAAGTTATGTGACGAAGATCCTTTTTTTGCAGCGTATATTTTCAAACAAATTATTGAAAGCAATAATTCAGCTAGGGTTAAATTCTCAAACTACACTTACACTACGAAAGATATAGAAGTAGAACCTGTTAATCTGCAGCTGAAACCTACTGAAAATTTAGTTCTTAATTTACATTCTCCGAGCTTATTATATGGAGTTAATATTAAAATCAAAGATTTATTTAAATATAGATCTAGTAATCTTGAAAAGTTGGATTTTTTCTTTGAAATTAAAACAGATAACTATGATGAGGAGAGTTTATCTTCTTTATTTAGAGTAAATTTAGTACCTATATTTAATAGTTTTAATGATTACTCACATGCAACTTTTGCTATGCTTAACTTATCTAATAGTAAACTCAAGCATTATGAAAAAGATGATGCTCAAGCAATTGAAGTTATTTCTATTTATGAAAACAATAAGCCATGTCAGTTCAATGGTTTCTTTTTCAAAGGACAAAATGAATACTATTTTAATAGAAATTCACAATCTCTTAACTATAACGTTGTATTTCCTAAACTTAATAATAAAATATCAGAGACAAAAATACATACATATTCTACCTGGACGCAAGTTACAGATATTTCTGATCTTATTGAAATTAACTCAAATGTAATAACATCGATTAGTTGTAACATATCACCAACTATTATTAATAAATCGATAAATAATTATAATCGGAATACTGATGCTATGTTATTTAATATAGTAGATATGATAATCTCTAAAAATATTTATTCAAAAACAACATTTCTAGCAATTATAAAGCTTTTAAAAGTTGATAACGATGATATATCATTATTATCAAGCTTATTAAAAAATATAGAACTAAATGAATTTACAAATGAGCTAGTTGTAACTACCAGTGATAAATATAATGAAAAATATAAATATTTCTTAGAATTTTTTCTAGAAATTATATGTAAATTTATTAATCAAAATACTTTTAGCTTTATAAGAAAGATTATTTTAAACTCTAGATAA